CACCTTGCGGATCAATTCGGTGACGCGGCTGACATCTTCGTGGCCCATGCCCTGGGTCGGCTCATCGAGCAGCATCAGCTCAGGGTCGAGAGCCAGTGTGGTTGCGATTTCGAGCGCACGTTTGCGCCCGTACGGAAGCTCCGCGGTGATGTGTTGCGCAAACGACGTCAGATCGACGCCTTCGAGCAGTTGCATGGCGCGCTCATTCCACTGGAGCAGCGATTTGTCCGAGCGCCAGAAATGAAAGTTGATGCCCGATTTGCGCTGCAAGCCGATGCGAACGTTCTCGAGCACTGTCAGATGCGGAAACACCGCGGAGATCTGGAACGAACGGATCACGCCGCGACGGGCGATCTGCGCCGCCTTGTCGGAGGTGATATCGACGCCGTTGAACAGAATCGTGCCGGCGCTCGGCGCGAGGAATTTGGTCAGCAGATTGAAAACAGTCGTCTTGCCCGCGCCGTTGGGGCCGATCAGCGCATGAATGCTGCCGCGCCTGACCTTCAGATTGACGTCCTTGACTGCGACGAACCCCTTGAATTCCTTGGTCAGCTTGCTGGTTTCGAGTATGGTGTCGCCGGCCATTCTGAGCGGGTCGATGTGACTTTGGTCAATGTCCGAGGATTGCGGATCGAGTTTCAATGCTAAAATCGCCTGCGGAAGATAGCTTAAAGGTGGCGCGTAGGCGGCGTGGGAAACGGTGGCGTGTGAAGCGCCAAAATCATGGTAATGGCGTTAACAGCCTTTAGCAATGCATGGGAAGCGGAACGAATTTTAATAATCCGGCTGCGATCGAAGCTGCGCGCGCGGTACGAGACCGGCAAATGAACCAAGCCGGCGGGAAGCGACCAAAATAAGGCAACCAGAAAGGAGAAAACATGGGCAAATCGATCGTCGGTCTCGTCAATACGTGGGACGAAGCCGAAAAAGTCAAACAG
This region of Burkholderiales bacterium genomic DNA includes:
- a CDS encoding ABC transporter ATP-binding protein codes for the protein MAGDTILETSKLTKEFKGFVAVKDVNLKVRRGSIHALIGPNGAGKTTVFNLLTKFLAPSAGTILFNGVDITSDKAAQIARRGVIRSFQISAVFPHLTVLENVRIGLQRKSGINFHFWRSDKSLLQWNERAMQLLEGVDLTSFAQHITAELPYGRKRALEIATTLALDPELMLLDEPTQGMGHEDVSRVTELIRKVSAERTILMVEHNLSVVANLSDTITVLQRGAILAEGPYSEVSKNPRVLEAYVGTAH